The sequence CTGGCTGACCCCACCCACTGTAAAACGGTGGCAGTGTTGCCTGCGCGAATCGCCGTCGGTGTACGGCGGACACTTAGTATAGGGGGTACGTGAGCGCACGCCCGGTGATGTAGGAGCCAATTCGCATGACTGATGGCTGCCAGCTACCCGCAATTGCTCCTGAGAAGGACAAACtgcagatctgtcaatgtaaacagacagatctctgttctgtcaggggagtagacaGATCGCCTGTTCCTAGTACTTAAGAACAGCTATCggtcccttccccccacagttataaacacacatgagggaacacatttaactccttgatcaccCTCtattgttaacccattccctgccagtgaaatttacaTTGTCCACTGAAATGTAGCAgtcccaatataaaaaaaattgcagattgctgccattactagtaaaacaaaaagccataaatatatcccctattttgtagacgctataaattttgcgcaaaccaaacaatatacacatactaggacttttctttttaacaaaaatatgtagaagaatacataatcggcctaaactgaggaagggattttcttttatatagtttttggggatatttattatagcaaaaagtaaagaatattttttcaaaattatctgtttatagcaaaaaaattaaaaacataaaggcgatcaaataccaccaaaggaaagctctatttatggggggggaggatgtcacttttgtttgggtaccacgtcgcacgactgcgcaattgtcagttaaagcgacagtgctatatcgcaaaaaaaggccCGGTTAGGAAGTGGGTGATGtggttaaaggcaaatagaccatGCAAGTGCAGTTGAGCTTATTAAATGAGAGGGAAGCTCTGactgacttccatcatcaaaTCAGGTTTGAGTAGAAatgcattgagaaaaaaaaatatatattttttttttccttgcatgcgattaggtattctttgcaaagtggcgcttcacctcatttacgaagctctggagcaactgaaaggtgcacagtctatttgcctttagtaagccAGTCCCACTGTGTTCATCTGGCTATCTGTTCAGTAGAATCCCTAGAGCGCTGTTCATTGCAAGTCCATCTTGCACCTCATTGGCTTGCCAATTATTCTACGTCACACAGAATGTTGTAAAGTACTGGAATGCTTAGCGATGTTAAAAGTTGAATTCCTAAGAGTTATAGAAAGGTGGTGAGGAATATCCAGGCAGCACCCACCCAAACCTGAATTCGGGCGTATCAACCCTCAATATGAAAAAGGGGGCGGAACACGATTGGCCAATATTCTAACAAAACCTTTCGGGGCAGATAGTTTGGATCATGCATGGTGTGCCAGTAACAGTAGATTCATGTGCTGGAGAAAAGTAGTGTAATATACAAAACAGTATCTGCTCAGTCGTCACTAATGACATCACGTGCTATGCAGAATGTTAGAGAGATTGACATTATCGAGGGTAACAAAGTGATGCGAAGTTCAAGTCCATTTATCGCCAATGGGCGCCAGTATTTCCATTCTGTAACAGTACGTAATATCTGTATATACAGCCAATGAAGGCATGTCATTTCCCAATGGCATTGTTCTGTGGTTGCTGCTCTACCAGAGCTTGCTGGAGTCTCATACGCTTGCGGGAATAGTGTTGCCAATGTAATATTTGCTGTTCATCAATAAACTTGGCACACTGGGCATTCACTAGCTCTTTGCGGAAATGTTCATACTGTAGCAACTCCAGCATATACAAGCACTGAGGATACCTGGAGGAAAACAAAGCAGAGTATAATTAGGAGCAGAATTTTTGTAGCAGaagccctacagaataaaattgttgggttttgcaaatttttttttttttttttagatcacatgatatttgcatttttttggggagaagaaatacaatttaatgaattctagtgcacacaaacacaatataatatccAATTATTTGATAAAATATGAGGTTATGGTGAGTAAACAGATGTAACACTTTAAAATTACTTACGCCTGTAGAACGTTGCCATTGGCAAAGCTTTTAAaaattacacaggaggtctggtgctaaatTATTGTTTTTGCTATAACGTTTACggcgataactcacatgtgtggtgcaaagaCCATTTACATATGTAAGCACGAAGGTAaggtctctctctcttttttttaaagtttgatcacttattgctatcacaaggaatgtaaacatcctgctACAGGTAcatatagtggcccagattcaggtagaatcgcgcaatatttgcgtgggcaaagagcaaaaatttttctctgcgcccacgcaaatattgcgctttgcccgcgattcacggagcaattgctccgtaaattgcgcgggcgatatgttaatcagccgtgcgtaaggctgcctaatgtaaatgatcccgccgggggcgggaatcatttaaattaggcgcgctcccgcgccgagcgaacagcgcatgctccgtcgggaaactttcccgacgtgcattgcggcaaatgacgtcgcaaggacgtcatttgcttctaagtgaacgtgaatggcgtccagcgccattcacggttcacttacgtaaacgacgtaaaatgtgaacgtcgcgagcgggaagcgcagctatactttagcattggttgcgcctgctattagcaggagcagccttatgctaaagtggccgtacggaaactccgtaccttgcgtgcgcagggcccgcacaacttttgtgaatcggtggtagtatgcaatttgcatactatacgccgatcacaaaggccgcgccccctagcggccaacgcaagaatgcagcctgggatgtgaaggcataaggaggcttatgtctgtcacatcctaggctgcagtcggtgcaacgaggttcctgaatcaggagcactcgttacaccggagcaagtaagcccttgcgccgcgcaaccgcttcttgaatctgggccattatatttTACCCCAGATCTCTTCTCTACCCACACCAAGATCAATGTGCCAAGATCCTTTCCCAGACCAAAAATGGCTTTGGTTACATCCTGCGAAACTGAAAGTGACAAAATACTCGTCGCTTCTGGTTTCTAATACCCATGTCCAATGTCACATACTATAGAAATGATCAGGGACGTTCCGGTACCTGTTCAGCGTCATGGTAAGCCAGCGATGGCTTCAGTCTCAGGCTTCCTAAATGCAAAGGAGAGCCCGGGAAGGCACtatccttgtccacagctactcctgccatagccccagcatcatgcatggaAGAGTCAGCAGAGTGATTTGaacacagcatcagccacttgcTCCTTGACAATGCACAGGCATTACTTGATcctgatgttggttctgaggttgaaGAAGGTAGGGAGGTGAGAAAAACAACTAATtgccagtcatgttcccccagccgcagcatattgccaagttggctccagtgatgatgaggatggagggggTGATGATGATGTCACTGACTTGAGTGtcggatagagcagaggaggaaagcgAGGATGAGGCACAATGCCAAAaaggcagccatcatggaagatTAGAGAGgagccaccctattccatcacattgtggagctgttatctcctgGCCCACTTCCCACAAGCTCAGCTGTGggccttttttagcacatgtgcaggcgttcgcgctgttgcaatttgcaaactATACCTCAAGtgtggcaaaaacaccagccatttgggtaccacatgcttgacaaggcatttaactactcagcccattggcaagagcacctgCAAGCTTAAATTTTTCTCCTCCCCTACAGGTCTACCCCTGCTATAactcatgacctctcagcagctTCCACTGACAGGGCTGATGGTATAAGGAAAGGTGTCACAGGTCCTTGCAGCACAATACTGGTTGTGGActatagcaggcaaatttctctgTCCCAGCTATcgcagagaaaaaataaataaaaaaaacagccactgccacccacatgcctAGTGTCTAAATTCAAGCTCGCCAAAGCGGCTAGCTTTACAACTCTCGCCTTTTCATCTGGTGGATTCCGCAGAacgtgctgtaccacaatggcaggttcccagtcgctatttatttgcacataaggcCATTCCAGTTCTGTACCATCACAAGGAAGGCAATGGTGTGGCATCATTGAGCGAGGCAGTCAGCCGCAAGATCCACCTTACTGCTGACATGTGGTTcagcaagcatggtcagggactTTGTTTACAGCACACTGAGTAACTCTGCTtgcaaggatgcaggacagggctcagtgctggaTGATGATTGATGAATTTGTCAGCTccgctccaccccctcctctgctgaattgtcctGTGAACCACCAGTACCCCCCTAAGTGTTCAAGGAGTtattcaatgagtcaggctaaaaAAATCTaatggcgcattgcgggcggtactaCCACGGATTCCCATGGTTTTAAATGGGAAGCAGCGGTATACATactgctcctctcaccactccaaagatgctgcttgcaggagatttttctctcctgccagcgcatcgcctcagtgtgaaagccctcaggctttcacattgagaaggctggggcaggagtttttccaggcggtatagcagcactatttttagcgctgcaatgcctaaaaaactcctcagtgtgaaaggggcagaaGTGATCAGGCAGTGACAGTCGGCTTAACGAGGAGAAACACTCATGGCTATAGCAGCTAGGAGTGTTTTTAAAAGCTGCGGTCAATGTAAACTAAAGTGATAGCACAGCAGCAGAAACGTGCTATGCAGCTCCCTTTCTCCATATTAAACCTCTGATCAAGGAGGAGTCACTACTGCAATAAGATTGGCTTCTTTCCATAGAGTTGAAATCAGCTTGACAGAAGATTACATAATATTTAAGTCCTTGTCCTaacaatattaaataaaatatgtcaAATCCAGTCATAGGATTCTACTATTGGGTGGTAGCATTACTGGGAAGAATAAGATTTGTTCCAATGGAGGGCTACTCTGAAACAGTTAAGCTGAGAAATTTCCTGGTGCAGTCCACCCACATTATGACAGCATCAGAGGCTCGCACCAGTATTGTGCCAGGAACACGGACATGAGGTCCTACTGAGTTTGTTAGCTTTTCTTTATTTCTGGGAACTGAACTGATCGTAATGTTCTAAGAGGAAGGCACCACACCGTTTCACTAGCTAGTTATGATGAAATGTCCACTGAAGAATTTCTAGTTATGTACCAGAAATCACAAATACATTCTAAATCaataggctgaaaaaaaaataaaaaaaaacaaccccttcTTAAAATATCTGCAACCTGTGATGGCTCTGTCCTGTTATTGTCAGGACGGAACAGCCATCAGGACCAGTGCCACAGGAGGGAGCGCCACCCTGTTCTTTAGCACATAGTGTTTACTCTCTCCTGTCCTCTTTTCACGCTGGAAGCGAAAAGGGCTCCAGGAGAGATCATGTCACTGCCTGTGCCCGTGTTTTGTGAGCACAGGCACATGCTGTTCACCGATTCACTGGAACTGATCAGCAGGTCCAGGCCAAAAAGCAGGGACACGTTAAGTGATCAGTACTGGAGCAAATCATGGCGCGTGTGCGTGCCCCCAGCTCGGGAACATGCAGAGAGCGTGGATCACATATCTATatacttatacacacacacacacacattatatatatatatatatatatatatatatatacacacacacacacacacacaggatcgGGTAAAGAGCTACCACCCTGTAGCAGCAAAACTGCTATGGGGCAGTCAGCAACTAGTCAAGAGGAGCTCTAGGCTTCCCCAGAAAAATtctaatattttaatattagggcacttacctgtccagggatccaacaGTGTCCTCACTCGAGCCAATTATTCAAGCGCTTGTAAATGGGCAGCAGTCTTCTGGGCCCTGTGAAGTGTCCCtgaagactggggggggggggggacttgtgtCTCCGTTCACTGTGGCAGACAAACAGAGCTTCCCTTTTGGAAGCTACCATTCTTTAAACAGAAAGTTAGCCCTGGCTGGAAGGTAGGCTTACCAGTTTCTGCTGCTATACCCATATGAGACAGCACAGTGTGCTTTTTGGCAAAGGTGAATTTACACTTTAAACCTCAGTTACtggcaagaaataaaaatatatcaggTATAAGCAATACAAAAACCGCAGATAAAAATGAAGTATGACAGCACAAATGATTTTCCATTAAAATATTTGATTTGCTGATTTCATTAAAGGTCGCACGTTACATTTTCCTTCTATCTTGTTTCCTCTTTTACAGGTACCAACAAACAAGGGTTAGTGTATGCAAACATGAGATTAGTTGGTGCCCCTCCAATTAACTGACTGCACAACTCTGTAGATCTGGGGCAGGAACATCCCTGCGGGTGACACTACAGAGTGCTCCATCCTGGCATACACACATCTTTCAGGAATCAGGCAATATTATAGCCTTGGTTGTGACAGACACAAGCCATCTTTGTATGAATTCGATCTCACTTTGGTACTGACAATTCCACCTATGCACACAATGCAAAGTACAgtaactacacacacacacaaaatgatAGAAGTACTAAAAAGAGATTTGACACTTACTTTAAATATTTTGCATAATCGGGATCCTTCCAGTAAAGAAGGTATTTCAGATAATTAACAAATGACTTGTCCTTGAAGAATCCCCGCTGTGCTAGGACTAAAGAGAAGGCAACAATAAAATTAAATGATCGTACTCAGAAGAAAATAGCACTTCATAAAGAGAATGTTAAAATCATCACTCTACAAAAGATATCAGATCAATACCAGTTCAGAGCAAAATTAGAATAAAGGTGCAAGTCCAGCCAAAAACGTTCTTTGTAAAGCCTTAGCTTAGATACAGGATGGGTTAGAACTTCCGTCATGTTTTTCTTGTCGTCTATAGGTTTTCATACCTTCAATATTGGCAACATTTCTAAGActaaggatttttattttttttgcctggctgtcatgcctaCCCCATCTGACTTCAGTAGTTTGAGTCACGGACCCAGAAAAATAAGGGCCCATTCCGATGTGTTACCACAACGCATagtaatgtactgtatatgtaaaaagTTGCATTGCAGCGCCCTGCGTTATGGAGTGAAACCAGCCCAATGCAGAAAGACACCTGAACAGGGGTCCccactcttaagccccatacacactatggccgggattcacatacattggcgcatagttatgccggcgtatcgaatatacgctacgccgacgtagcgcagagaggcaagcagtggattcacaatgcacttgctcgcactcaaatctacgctgggtttcctcggcgcaagccagcgtaggtggaagtgggcgtgagccatgctaatgaggcatgaccccatgcaaatgatgggccaagcgccatagaagtacttaaaacgaacggcgcatgcgccgtcccgtggccgcatcccagtgcgcatgctcagaatcatgtcgaaacaactgcctaagatacgttgaatcactgcctacgacgtgaacgtgacctacgcctagccatattcacgtactacctaaacaacgtaaaatacgacagctgtgttccctggtccatacctttgcatgagttgcaccccttatatggggaataactttacgctggacgtacgacttacgcaaaccgcgtatattatgcaccagtacgttcgtgaatcggcatatctccctcatttgcataggaaatcaatgggagcagcaaatgcgcccctcgtaaatatgcacccacgatatgatggcgtagacaagttacgttggtcggatgaagcctattttcaggcgtatctcagattgtgggcacggcgcacagatacgacggcgcatagttacacttacgcggcgtatctcgagatacgtcggcgtaagtgctttgtgaatccgggcctatcagttttcctgcaggtttttctcttcaggtttaccaaaaccatctaatatgaggtcaaacctcaagagttttaattcgtatgcaatcagacaggcccttgcactacatggttttggtaaacctgaagagaaaaacctgcaggaaaactgatagtgtgtatggggctttagatttACCCTCCTGAAAGAGTTACCCTTGCCCCTTGTTCTAgtgacaatacaaaaaaaaaaaaaatagaaatagtaATTCTCCCCAACCAGaaaacagacagcaatgaaaacctaACAGTCTAACCCTTCCacagtgtccaaaaaaaaaaaaaaagtttggctatAACTACACTTAATTTTTATTCACTCAAAGTACTGAAGCCATTTACCGTCAGGCAACTAGCTCTAGCAGAAGGCAGCAATGGCATTTTGCACACAAAAAGTTAACATTAGAAAAAGACAAAAAGGAAAAATGTGCACTAATACACAACAACCAAGCAGAATTCAGCTATGACTGATATTCCCATTCCTGAGGTCAGGGCGGAACATTTCCACACTGACACATTGTAATATGATACATTCAAATATGCCTGTTACAGCATAATACACTCTGCGCCATCTCTGTGATCAAGATCCCCCGGCCCCTTGTAGCTGTCACAATCTGCCAAAAACGCAGCCGTTTGGGGCTCCGCCCACATTATCCATTaggtgttctgtgaatgggaaaaTGACAAGGTTCTCATTGAGCTACCATGGCGCTGTtgagcactgtggtagttcattagGTCTTGGTGTCACAGTGCAACTGTCTGGCCATATCGGAGGGATGGCCAGACAGAAACAGACATTCTGCAGGACCATGGCATTACAACCACGATCTGCTGATTGTGGGTGAAATGCTTTACAGGTCCATTATAAAACAataaatgcatatatttttttacctgcaaaaaaaaaaaatgtgcaatcattttttatttttgtaaaggtgaacgtATCCTTTAAAAGAAAATTTCCACCACTTTATGATTTGTAAATGAACAAAATAGACACGACTGGGAAACAATTTCCATAATATACTTACAGTTAAGGTAATTCGGATTCGCAAGGCACTGAACAAACTCCAATTCCAACTGGAACCGATATCGGGCTTGTTCATctgaaagaagaaataaaggaaaTGTCATCATTACTTACATGTGTGATACCAATTTATAGCAGCATtaaacccaaaatgtaatatattgcagctgaacgatctttagatgtggtggctgcagtatttattttctttttgtacGACGGTGTGGAGTGGTGACATACAATCCAGCACCCTTCATTTTCTGTCCTCTGTGTCCCATTAGAATGAATCTCACTAATGGACATATACAGGAACACAGACCTAGCAAGGGATCTCTAACCGTTCATcattccacccaaaaaaaaggggtgtgCCTTATGATACACTTTACAGCCCACTTctggacactgggggggggggggggggggagaatataaAATAAGGTTGCCACAAAGCTTCTCCTGACCACCTACAATGCAGGGCAGATATCGATTGCTTTCTGTGTTGGTACCATGGTGCAGCCCTGGAGCTAGATGTATACCACATGTATCAAACACAAGACCTGCAGGCCAAATTcgaccctccaggccatttcatgtgtccctcgcacctctcctgcagctgcgtgACCCCCCCTTACACAGCCATGGAGAGGCTCGTCTCTGCCCTCCTGTCCTGAGGACGGACCACCGCCTACAGATCCTGCGCCTCTTGGCagcttcagcaccccctagtgtctGCCTCACCTGTTTTCAGCATTCAGTAGATGCCAGAAGCTGACcccagccctcctccagaccctgcttCCTAGTTTTgcccccagcttcttcccagcagcagcacaagaTAAGGagggtgcactgtaatgtaaggaATGCTGATGCAGCCCTCAGAGCCATCCTGCACCTCTAACTGGAAGCCTGACCGGGGCGATCAGCCTGGGCTCCAGCTCTCTATGGAATCGGAgatcctccgggggggggggggggggttcagcttGGGCTCCAGCTCTCCATGAAATAGGAGATCCTCCTGTGTGATCAGCTCTCCATGAAAGAGGAGAGCCTCCTGGGTGATCAGCCTGGTCTCCAGCTCTCTGTGAAAGAGGAGATCTTCCGTTGGCGATTAGCCTGGGCACCAGATCTCCATGGAATAGGAGATTAtcttgtgtgggggggagggggtaaagccTGAGCTCCAGCTCTCTATGGAATCGGAGATCCTCCAGGGTCATCAGCCTGGGCTCCAGCCAACCATGGAATAGGAGATCTTACATGTCGATCAGCCTGGGCACCAGCTCTCCATGAAAGAGGAGATCCTCCTGGGTGATCAGAGGAGATCCTCCTGGGTGATCAGAGGAGATCCTCCTGGGTGATCAGAGGAGATCCTCCTGGGTGATCAGAGGAGATCCTCCTGGGTGATCAGAGGAGATCCTCCTGGGTGATCAGAGGAGATCCTCCTGGGTGATCAGCTCTCCATGAAAGAGGGGATCCTCCTGGGTGATCAGCCTGGTCTCCAGCTCTCTGTGAAAGAGGAGATCTTCCGTGGTGATTAGCCTGGGCACCAGATCTCCATGGAATAGGAgatcctctgggggggggggttaagcctGGGCTCCAGCTCTGTATGGAATAGGAGATCCTCCGGGGTTATCAGCCTGGGCTCTCCTTAGAATAGGAAATGCTCCTGAATTATCAACCTGAGCACCAGATATCCATGAAAGAGGAGAGCCTCCGGGGTGATCAGCCTGGGCACCAGCGCTCCATGGAATACGAGATCCTCCAGGGTGATCAGCCTGGGCTACAGATCTCTATGAAATAGGAGATCCTCCAGGGTGATCAGCCTGGGCTACAGATCTCTATGGAATAGGAGatcctcttgggggggggggttaagcctGGGCTCCAGCTTTCTAAGGAATAGGAGATCCTTTGGGGTGATCAGCCTGGGCTCCAGCGCTCTATGGAATAGGGGGTCCTCCAGGGTGATCAGCCTGGGCTACAGATCTCTATGGAATAGGAGatcctcttggggggggggggggttagcctggGCTCCAGCTTTCTAAGGAATAGGAGATCCTTTGGGGTGATCAGCCTGGGCTCCAGCGCTCTATGGAATAGGGGATCCTCCAGGGTGATCAGCCTGGGCTACAGATCTCTATGAAATAGGAGATCCTCCAGGGTGATCAGCCTGGGCTACAGATCTCTATGGAATAGGAGatcctcttgggggggggggttaagcctGGGCTCCAGCTTTCTAAGGAATAGGAGATCCTTTGGGGTGATCAGCCTGGGCTCCAGCGCTCTATGGAATAGGGGGTCCTCCAGGGTGATCAGCCTGGGCTACAGATCTCTATGGAATAGGAGatcctcttggggggggggggggttagcctggGCTCCAGCTTTCTAAGGAATAGGAGATCCTTTGGGGTGATCAGCCTGGGCTCCAGCGCTCTATGGAATAGGGGATCCTCCAGGGTGATCAGCCTGGGCTACAGATCTCTATGGAATAGGAGATCCTCCAGGGTGATCAGCCTGGGCTACAGATCTCTATGGAATGGGAGATcctcttaggggggggggggggtagcctggGCTCCAGCTTTCTAAGGAGTACGAGATCCTCCGGGGTGATCAGCCTGGGCTCCAGCTCTCCATGGAAGAGGCGATCCTCCTAGGCTCCAGCTCTGCATAAACTGCCCCCCCGAGAGCAAGGAAGTAACTGTAATGGATGAATCGGTGAGGAGGGAGATACACACATAAATAGTAGGAAGGTCCCCTGTAATATGAGACCAAAGGACAACCCTCCTACATATCGCTGTTGGTATCTAGACACTCCGCACACACTTACCGCTCTCCATTGGCGCTGCAGCCATCGCAGCTCTGCACGCTTGATAATCCCGTACAATTTAGAGAGGAGTCTCTCCACCGAAATCGTCTTCAACTGGAAGATAAACAAAAGCACCGGAAGCGGAAGTTTGTTGTTGTGTTGGCGGAAGTGTCTTCAATGGGTGTGGTTAGTTTGGCGGAAGGGATTTATGACACACGATGTTTCTTTTGGCGCAAAAACGGGGAGATATGGGGAGTTCTTCTCTTACACGATTCTTCAGAATGTCGTATGCTGCAGTTTTGTATTTTTGAGATTTGTGCGGTGTATTTATAAGTTTGGTCCAGTATATAATCCTGTATAAcggtgtttcatcagattaggtGTGCCGTTGTAAGGAAGTGACgcttcgtcgccgccatcttgctacaccctgcactccacagtaaggatacgcTGAGAAGGGgataagcagacatcttgttacacccaccagagttttgcaacatatacgttttttttttaactgtaaactgagtttctattgtaaaatacaatatttacaactcCGTCgtactgtttagatgttgaattttaaaagctgcGGCAAGTGTGCTAATCTCACAGGTTGGCTAATTGGACAGAAGTTCTCAGCTCAGTTCTTAAACATTCACACAGACTTGTAAGTACTGTATTTCTCCATATAAACTCAGTTACTGTTAAAAATGAGTGTAAAatgtaaaactccggtgggtgtaacaagatgtccgcttgcccactcctcagtgtatccttattgtagacgggtgggggggggtgtagcaagatggcggcgacagaactTCAATTTCGTTacacattctgacgggtcgcctaatctgacgaaacaccagTGTGCTGTCAAGAAATGCCCGACTGGAACTGCGCATACACAGTACGGAGCCACCAAACATCTGAATTTATGATCAGCTGtagacagcgcctgcgcacaatagctgacattgtgccacatgctcccgatgctcgtgcaagtctgcaaggggcTAATTTGTTCACGATGGGTGTGCTGCCACGCAGCTTTACTGTCTAGCAGTTGCCGGTGCTGAGACAGAACAATGGGCGTGT comes from Rana temporaria chromosome 2, aRanTem1.1, whole genome shotgun sequence and encodes:
- the MED31 gene encoding mediator of RNA polymerase II transcription subunit 31, producing MAAAPMESDEQARYRFQLELEFVQCLANPNYLNFLAQRGFFKDKSFVNYLKYLLYWKDPDYAKYLKYPQCLYMLELLQYEHFRKELVNAQCAKFIDEQQILHWQHYSRKRMRLQQALVEQQPQNNAIGK